One Caloenas nicobarica isolate bCalNic1 chromosome 31, bCalNic1.hap1, whole genome shotgun sequence genomic region harbors:
- the UBAP2L gene encoding ubiquitin-associated protein 2-like isoform X3, with the protein MMTSVGTTRARGSWEQTQTQSQTQHKQRPQATAEQIRLAQMISDHNDADFEEKVKQLIDITGKNQDECVIALHDCNGDVNRAINVLLEGNPDTHSWEMVGKKKSVSGQKESGQTEPSEESKENRERERDFSRRRGGPPRRGRGTSRGREFRGQENGLDGSKSGGSSGRGTERGRRGRGRGRGGSGRRGGRFSAQGMGTFNPADYAEPAGADENYGNSTNNTWNNSGSFEPDDGTRLDFIGGEGSNYPRKFDTPGAWRAATEEWGTEDWNEDLSETKIFTASNVSSVPLPTENVTITAGQRIDLAVLLGKTPSSTESESLNLESSQAPSLAQPLVFSNSKQSAIAQPGSSNSFAHHSMVSMLGKGFGDVGEAKGSSTTGSQFLEQFKTAQALAQLAAQHGQPAGSGSAAAWDMAATTQTSSLVQYDLKNPTDSSVHSPFAKRQAFTSTSTMIEVFMQEKPPVVTAPATAPAPSSSPLPSKANPGPQMSPGSSDNQSSSPQPAQQKLKQQKKKASLTSKIPALAVEMPGSADISGLNLQFGALQFGSEPVLAEYESTPVTSAAVSQSQSSLYTSTASESSSTISSNQSQESGYQSGTIQTATFTSQNSAQGPLYEQRATQTRRYPNSISSSPQKDLTQAKNGFSSVQPTPLQTTQAVEGATGPAVKSDSPSAPSIAPLSDGVPASSLLTTASQHSSALSGLSHGEELPSTTSAQLSSTLPAQQNSLSSSTSSGRTSTSTLLHTSVESESSLHSSASTFSTSSSTVAAAPPVVSVSSSLSSVSSLGLSLGSNSTVTASTRSSVATTSGKAPPNLPPGVPPLLPNPYIMAPGLLHAYPPQVYGYDDLQVLQTRFPLDYYSIPFPTPTTPLTGRDGSLSSNPYSGDLTKFGRGDASSPAPATTLAQPQQSQTQTHHTTQQTFLNPALPPGYSYTSLPYYTGVPGLPSTFQYGPAVFPVAPTSSKQHGVNVSVNASATPFQQPSGYGSHGYSTGVSVTSSNTGVPDISGSVYSKTQQSFEKQGFHTGTPAGSFNLPSALGSGGPINPATAAAYPPTPFMHILTPHQQPHSQILHHHLQQDGQLPYLQMILCCQRQQEDQSGSGQRSQGSSIPQKSQPNKSAYNSYSWGTN; encoded by the exons ATGATGACATCGGTGGGCACGACCCGCGCCcgggggagctgggagcagacGCAGACACAGAGCCAGACGCAGCACAAGCAGCGGCCGCAG GCCACCGCGGAACAGATTCGACTTGCACAGATGATTTCGGACCACAACGACGCCGACTTTGAGGAGAAGGTGAAACAA ctgATCGACATCACGGGCAAGAACCAGGACGAGTGCGTGATCGCTCTGCACGACTGCAACGGCGACGTGAACAGAGCCATCAACGTGCTGCTCGAGGGCAACCCCGACACG CATTCCTGGGAGATGGTCGGGAAGAAGAAAAGCGTCTCTGGGCAGAAGGAGAGTGGCCAAACGGAGCCCAGcgaagagagcaaagagaaccgggagcgggagcgggatTTCAGCCGGCGGCGCGGCGGACCGCCCAGGCGGGGACGTGGCACCAGCCGCGGCAGAGAGT TTCGGGGCCAGGAGAATGGACTAGATGGCAGTAAGAGCGGAGGGTCGTCTGGAAGAGGCACGGAAAGAGGGAGACGGGGCCGTGGCCGAGGCCGAG GTGGCTCTGGAAGGCGAGGGGGAAGATTTTCTGCCCAAGGCATGGG AACTTTCAACCCGGCCGACTACGCCGAGCCGGCCGGCGCAGATGAGAACTACGGGAACAGCACCAACAACACGTGGAACAACAGCGGCAGCTTCGAACCGGATGACGGCACCA gACTTGATTTCATTGGGGGTGAGGGGTCAAATTATCCCCGAAAATTTGACACTCCTG GTGCGTGGAGGGCGGCGACGGAAGAATGGGGCACGGAGGACTGGAATGAAGAT CTGTCAGAGACGAAGATCTTCACGGCCTCCAACGTCTCCTCAGTGCCTCTGCCCACCGAGAACGTGACAATCACAGCCGGACAGAG AATCGATCTTGCGGTCCTGCTGGGAAAGACACCGTCGTCTACGGAGAGCGAGTCGCTGAACCTGGAGTCGTCCCAGGCTCCTTCCCTGGCCCAGCCACTGGTGTTCAGCAATTCCAAGCAGAGCGCGATCGCCCAGCCCGGCTCCAGCAACTCCTTTGCTCACCACAGCATG GTGAGCATGCTGGGGAAAGGCTTCGGTGACGTCGGCGAGGccaaaggcagcagcaccacCGGTTCGCAGTTCCTGGAGCAGTTCAAGACGGCGCAGGCGCTGGCTCAGCTGGCGGCTCAGCACGGCCAGCCGGCCGGCAGCGGCTCCGCCGCGGCCTGGGACATGGCGGCCACCACGCAGACCTCGTCCCTCGTGCAGTACG ATCTCAAGAACCCGACGGACTCCTCGGTGCACAGTCCCTTCGCCAAGCGTCAGGCCTTCACGTCAACCTCCACCATGATCGAAGTGTTCATGCAGGAGAAGCCGCCCGTGGTGACTGCCCCCGCGACCGCGCCAGCACCCTCGTCCTCGCCGCTGCCCAGCAAAGCCAATCCCGGTCCCCAGATGTCCCCAGGCTCCTCGGACAACCAGTCCTCCAGTCCCCAGCCGGCCCagcagaagctgaagcagcaaaagaagaaagcgTCGTTAACATCAAAG ATTCCTGCCCTGGCGGTGGAAATGCCTGGCTCGGCGGATATCTCAGGGCTCAACCTGCAGTTCGGAGCGTTACAGTTTGGTTCGGAGCCCGTTCTGGCCGAGTACGAATCGACGCCCGTGACGAGTGCGGCCGTCAGCCAGTCTCAAAGCAGCCTGTACACCAGCACGGCCAG TGAATCTTCCTCCACGATTTCGTCCAATCAAAGCCAGGAGTCTGGTTACCAGAGCGGCACGATACAGACAGCAACGTTTACCTCCCAGAACAGCGCTCAGGGACCACTGTACGAACAGAGAGCCACCCAGACGAGGCGATACCCAAATTCCATCTCCTCCTCGCCCCAGAAAGATCTGACCCAGGCCAAG aatGGTTTCAGTTCTGTACAACCCACGCCGTTACAAACCACGCAGGCCGTTGAAG GTGCTACGGGCCCCGCCGTCAAGTCCGACTCCCCCTCCGCTCCCAGCATCGCCCCTCTCAGCGACGGGGTGCCCGCCTCGTCTTTGCTGACCACCGCCAGCCAGCACTCGAGCGCGCTGAGTGGGCTGAGCCACGGCGAGGAGCTCCCCAGTACGACCAGTGCCCAGCTCAGCAG TACGTTACCTGCCCAGCAGAACAGTCTGTCCTCATCCACATCCTCTGGGCGAACATCAACTTCGACTCTCCTG cacacGAGCGTGGAGAGTGAATCCAGCCTCCATTCCTCCGCCAGCACtttctccacctcctccagcaccgtggcggccgccccgccggtCGTGAGCGtctcctccagcctcagcaGCGTCTCCAGCCTGGGCCTCAGCCTCGGCAGCAACTCCACGGTGACCGCCTCGACTCGCAGCTCCGTCGCGACAACATCAG gAAAAGCCCCTCCCAATCTCCCTCCTGGAGTCCCGCCGCTGTTGCCTAATCCATACATCATGGCTCCGGGGTTGCTCCATGCCTACCCG CCACAGGTGTATGGATACGATGACTTGCAAGTGCTCCAGACGAGATTCCCGTTG GATTATTACAGCATCCCATTCCCTACGCCCACCACCCCACTGACTGGAAGAGACGGCAGCCTGAGCAGCAACCCGTACTCTG GTGATTTAACAAAATTTGGCCGAGGCGATGCCTCCTCCCCGGCTCCGGCGACGACTTTGGCGCAGCCTCAGCAGAGCCAGACCCAGACTCACCACACCACGCAGCAGACGTTCCTGAACCCCGCGCTGCCTCCCGGCTACAGTTACACCAGCCTGCCGTACTACACAGGGGTACCGGGGCTCCCCAGCACCTTCCAGTACGGGCCCGCCGTGTTCCCT GTTGCTCCTACCTCTTCCAAGCAGCACGGTGTGAATGTCAGCGTCAACGCATCAGCCACCCCGTTCCAGCAGCCCAGCGGCTATGGCTCTCACGGATACAGCACCG GTGTGTCCGTGACATCCAGTAACACAGGAGTGCCGGACATCTCGGGCTCTGTCTACTCCAAAACTCAG CAATCCTTCGAGAAGCAGGGATTTCACACTGGAACCCCGGCGGGCTCCTTCAACCTGCCGTCGGCGCTGGGCAGCGGGGGGCCCATCAACCCGGCCACGGCGGCGGCGTATCCCCCCACCCCCTTCATGCACATCCTCACCCCGCATCAGCAGCCCCACTCCCAGAtcctccaccaccacctgcaGCAGGACGGGCAG CTTCCATATTTGCAGATGATACTGTGCTGCCAACGCCAGCAGGAAGACCAG AGCGGCTCCGGGCAGCGCAGCCAAGGCAGCTCCATCCCCCAGAAATCCCAGCCCAACAAATCCGCCTACAACAGCTACAGCTGGGGCACCAACTGA
- the UBAP2L gene encoding ubiquitin-associated protein 2-like isoform X6 — MMTSVGTTRARGSWEQTQTQSQTQHKQRPQATAEQIRLAQMISDHNDADFEEKVKQLIDITGKNQDECVIALHDCNGDVNRAINVLLEGNPDTHSWEMVGKKKSVSGQKESGQTEPSEESKENRERERDFSRRRGGPPRRGRGTSRGREFRGQENGLDGSKSGGSSGRGTERGRRGRGRGRGGSGRRGGRFSAQGMGTFNPADYAEPAGADENYGNSTNNTWNNSGSFEPDDGTRLDFIGGEGSNYPRKFDTPGAWRAATEEWGTEDWNEDLSETKIFTASNVSSVPLPTENVTITAGQRIDLAVLLGKTPSSTESESLNLESSQAPSLAQPLVFSNSKQSAIAQPGSSNSFAHHSMVSMLGKGFGDVGEAKGSSTTGSQFLEQFKTAQALAQLAAQHGQPAGSGSAAAWDMAATTQTSSLVQYDLKNPTDSSVHSPFAKRQAFTSTSTMIEVFMQEKPPVVTAPATAPAPSSSPLPSKANPGPQMSPGSSDNQSSSPQPAQQKLKQQKKKASLTSKIPALAVEMPGSADISGLNLQFGALQFGSEPVLAEYESTPVTSAAVSQSQSSLYTSTASESSSTISSNQSQESGYQSGTIQTATFTSQNSAQGPLYEQRATQTRRYPNSISSSPQKDLTQAKNGFSSVQPTPLQTTQAVEGATGPAVKSDSPSAPSIAPLSDGVPASSLLTTASQHSSALSGLSHGEELPSTTSAQLSSTLPAQQNSLSSSTSSGRTSTSTLLHTSVESESSLHSSASTFSTSSSTVAAAPPVVSVSSSLSSVSSLGLSLGSNSTVTASTRSSVATTSGKAPPNLPPGVPPLLPNPYIMAPGLLHAYPPQVYGYDDLQVLQTRFPLDYYSIPFPTPTTPLTGRDGSLSSNPYSGDLTKFGRGDASSPAPATTLAQPQQSQTQTHHTTQQTFLNPALPPGYSYTSLPYYTGVPGLPSTFQYGPAVFPVAPTSSKQHGVNVSVNASATPFQQPSGYGSHGYSTGVSVTSSNTGVPDISGSVYSKTQQSFEKQGFHTGTPAGSFNLPSALGSGGPINPATAAAYPPTPFMHILTPHQQPHSQILHHHLQQDGQSGSGQRSQGSSIPQKSQPNKSAYNSYSWGTN; from the exons ATGATGACATCGGTGGGCACGACCCGCGCCcgggggagctgggagcagacGCAGACACAGAGCCAGACGCAGCACAAGCAGCGGCCGCAG GCCACCGCGGAACAGATTCGACTTGCACAGATGATTTCGGACCACAACGACGCCGACTTTGAGGAGAAGGTGAAACAA ctgATCGACATCACGGGCAAGAACCAGGACGAGTGCGTGATCGCTCTGCACGACTGCAACGGCGACGTGAACAGAGCCATCAACGTGCTGCTCGAGGGCAACCCCGACACG CATTCCTGGGAGATGGTCGGGAAGAAGAAAAGCGTCTCTGGGCAGAAGGAGAGTGGCCAAACGGAGCCCAGcgaagagagcaaagagaaccgggagcgggagcgggatTTCAGCCGGCGGCGCGGCGGACCGCCCAGGCGGGGACGTGGCACCAGCCGCGGCAGAGAGT TTCGGGGCCAGGAGAATGGACTAGATGGCAGTAAGAGCGGAGGGTCGTCTGGAAGAGGCACGGAAAGAGGGAGACGGGGCCGTGGCCGAGGCCGAG GTGGCTCTGGAAGGCGAGGGGGAAGATTTTCTGCCCAAGGCATGGG AACTTTCAACCCGGCCGACTACGCCGAGCCGGCCGGCGCAGATGAGAACTACGGGAACAGCACCAACAACACGTGGAACAACAGCGGCAGCTTCGAACCGGATGACGGCACCA gACTTGATTTCATTGGGGGTGAGGGGTCAAATTATCCCCGAAAATTTGACACTCCTG GTGCGTGGAGGGCGGCGACGGAAGAATGGGGCACGGAGGACTGGAATGAAGAT CTGTCAGAGACGAAGATCTTCACGGCCTCCAACGTCTCCTCAGTGCCTCTGCCCACCGAGAACGTGACAATCACAGCCGGACAGAG AATCGATCTTGCGGTCCTGCTGGGAAAGACACCGTCGTCTACGGAGAGCGAGTCGCTGAACCTGGAGTCGTCCCAGGCTCCTTCCCTGGCCCAGCCACTGGTGTTCAGCAATTCCAAGCAGAGCGCGATCGCCCAGCCCGGCTCCAGCAACTCCTTTGCTCACCACAGCATG GTGAGCATGCTGGGGAAAGGCTTCGGTGACGTCGGCGAGGccaaaggcagcagcaccacCGGTTCGCAGTTCCTGGAGCAGTTCAAGACGGCGCAGGCGCTGGCTCAGCTGGCGGCTCAGCACGGCCAGCCGGCCGGCAGCGGCTCCGCCGCGGCCTGGGACATGGCGGCCACCACGCAGACCTCGTCCCTCGTGCAGTACG ATCTCAAGAACCCGACGGACTCCTCGGTGCACAGTCCCTTCGCCAAGCGTCAGGCCTTCACGTCAACCTCCACCATGATCGAAGTGTTCATGCAGGAGAAGCCGCCCGTGGTGACTGCCCCCGCGACCGCGCCAGCACCCTCGTCCTCGCCGCTGCCCAGCAAAGCCAATCCCGGTCCCCAGATGTCCCCAGGCTCCTCGGACAACCAGTCCTCCAGTCCCCAGCCGGCCCagcagaagctgaagcagcaaaagaagaaagcgTCGTTAACATCAAAG ATTCCTGCCCTGGCGGTGGAAATGCCTGGCTCGGCGGATATCTCAGGGCTCAACCTGCAGTTCGGAGCGTTACAGTTTGGTTCGGAGCCCGTTCTGGCCGAGTACGAATCGACGCCCGTGACGAGTGCGGCCGTCAGCCAGTCTCAAAGCAGCCTGTACACCAGCACGGCCAG TGAATCTTCCTCCACGATTTCGTCCAATCAAAGCCAGGAGTCTGGTTACCAGAGCGGCACGATACAGACAGCAACGTTTACCTCCCAGAACAGCGCTCAGGGACCACTGTACGAACAGAGAGCCACCCAGACGAGGCGATACCCAAATTCCATCTCCTCCTCGCCCCAGAAAGATCTGACCCAGGCCAAG aatGGTTTCAGTTCTGTACAACCCACGCCGTTACAAACCACGCAGGCCGTTGAAG GTGCTACGGGCCCCGCCGTCAAGTCCGACTCCCCCTCCGCTCCCAGCATCGCCCCTCTCAGCGACGGGGTGCCCGCCTCGTCTTTGCTGACCACCGCCAGCCAGCACTCGAGCGCGCTGAGTGGGCTGAGCCACGGCGAGGAGCTCCCCAGTACGACCAGTGCCCAGCTCAGCAG TACGTTACCTGCCCAGCAGAACAGTCTGTCCTCATCCACATCCTCTGGGCGAACATCAACTTCGACTCTCCTG cacacGAGCGTGGAGAGTGAATCCAGCCTCCATTCCTCCGCCAGCACtttctccacctcctccagcaccgtggcggccgccccgccggtCGTGAGCGtctcctccagcctcagcaGCGTCTCCAGCCTGGGCCTCAGCCTCGGCAGCAACTCCACGGTGACCGCCTCGACTCGCAGCTCCGTCGCGACAACATCAG gAAAAGCCCCTCCCAATCTCCCTCCTGGAGTCCCGCCGCTGTTGCCTAATCCATACATCATGGCTCCGGGGTTGCTCCATGCCTACCCG CCACAGGTGTATGGATACGATGACTTGCAAGTGCTCCAGACGAGATTCCCGTTG GATTATTACAGCATCCCATTCCCTACGCCCACCACCCCACTGACTGGAAGAGACGGCAGCCTGAGCAGCAACCCGTACTCTG GTGATTTAACAAAATTTGGCCGAGGCGATGCCTCCTCCCCGGCTCCGGCGACGACTTTGGCGCAGCCTCAGCAGAGCCAGACCCAGACTCACCACACCACGCAGCAGACGTTCCTGAACCCCGCGCTGCCTCCCGGCTACAGTTACACCAGCCTGCCGTACTACACAGGGGTACCGGGGCTCCCCAGCACCTTCCAGTACGGGCCCGCCGTGTTCCCT GTTGCTCCTACCTCTTCCAAGCAGCACGGTGTGAATGTCAGCGTCAACGCATCAGCCACCCCGTTCCAGCAGCCCAGCGGCTATGGCTCTCACGGATACAGCACCG GTGTGTCCGTGACATCCAGTAACACAGGAGTGCCGGACATCTCGGGCTCTGTCTACTCCAAAACTCAG CAATCCTTCGAGAAGCAGGGATTTCACACTGGAACCCCGGCGGGCTCCTTCAACCTGCCGTCGGCGCTGGGCAGCGGGGGGCCCATCAACCCGGCCACGGCGGCGGCGTATCCCCCCACCCCCTTCATGCACATCCTCACCCCGCATCAGCAGCCCCACTCCCAGAtcctccaccaccacctgcaGCAGGACGGGCAG AGCGGCTCCGGGCAGCGCAGCCAAGGCAGCTCCATCCCCCAGAAATCCCAGCCCAACAAATCCGCCTACAACAGCTACAGCTGGGGCACCAACTGA
- the UBAP2L gene encoding ubiquitin-associated protein 2-like isoform X8, whose product MMTSVGTTRARGSWEQTQTQSQTQHKQRPQATAEQIRLAQMISDHNDADFEEKVKQLIDITGKNQDECVIALHDCNGDVNRAINVLLEGNPDTHSWEMVGKKKSVSGQKESGQTEPSEESKENRERERDFSRRRGGPPRRGRGTSRGREFRGQENGLDGSKSGGSSGRGTERGRRGRGRGRGGSGRRGGRFSAQGMGTFNPADYAEPAGADENYGNSTNNTWNNSGSFEPDDGTSAWRAATEEWGTEDWNEDLSETKIFTASNVSSVPLPTENVTITAGQRIDLAVLLGKTPSSTESESLNLESSQAPSLAQPLVFSNSKQSAIAQPGSSNSFAHHSMVSMLGKGFGDVGEAKGSSTTGSQFLEQFKTAQALAQLAAQHGQPAGSGSAAAWDMAATTQTSSLVQYDLKNPTDSSVHSPFAKRQAFTSTSTMIEVFMQEKPPVVTAPATAPAPSSSPLPSKANPGPQMSPGSSDNQSSSPQPAQQKLKQQKKKASLTSKIPALAVEMPGSADISGLNLQFGALQFGSEPVLAEYESTPVTSAAVSQSQSSLYTSTASESSSTISSNQSQESGYQSGTIQTATFTSQNSAQGPLYEQRATQTRRYPNSISSSPQKDLTQAKNGFSSVQPTPLQTTQAVEGATGPAVKSDSPSAPSIAPLSDGVPASSLLTTASQHSSALSGLSHGEELPSTTSAQLSSTLPAQQNSLSSSTSSGRTSTSTLLHTSVESESSLHSSASTFSTSSSTVAAAPPVVSVSSSLSSVSSLGLSLGSNSTVTASTRSSVATTSGKAPPNLPPGVPPLLPNPYIMAPGLLHAYPPQVYGYDDLQVLQTRFPLDYYSIPFPTPTTPLTGRDGSLSSNPYSGDLTKFGRGDASSPAPATTLAQPQQSQTQTHHTTQQTFLNPALPPGYSYTSLPYYTGVPGLPSTFQYGPAVFPVAPTSSKQHGVNVSVNASATPFQQPSGYGSHGYSTGVSVTSSNTGVPDISGSVYSKTQQSFEKQGFHTGTPAGSFNLPSALGSGGPINPATAAAYPPTPFMHILTPHQQPHSQILHHHLQQDGQSGSGQRSQGSSIPQKSQPNKSAYNSYSWGTN is encoded by the exons ATGATGACATCGGTGGGCACGACCCGCGCCcgggggagctgggagcagacGCAGACACAGAGCCAGACGCAGCACAAGCAGCGGCCGCAG GCCACCGCGGAACAGATTCGACTTGCACAGATGATTTCGGACCACAACGACGCCGACTTTGAGGAGAAGGTGAAACAA ctgATCGACATCACGGGCAAGAACCAGGACGAGTGCGTGATCGCTCTGCACGACTGCAACGGCGACGTGAACAGAGCCATCAACGTGCTGCTCGAGGGCAACCCCGACACG CATTCCTGGGAGATGGTCGGGAAGAAGAAAAGCGTCTCTGGGCAGAAGGAGAGTGGCCAAACGGAGCCCAGcgaagagagcaaagagaaccgggagcgggagcgggatTTCAGCCGGCGGCGCGGCGGACCGCCCAGGCGGGGACGTGGCACCAGCCGCGGCAGAGAGT TTCGGGGCCAGGAGAATGGACTAGATGGCAGTAAGAGCGGAGGGTCGTCTGGAAGAGGCACGGAAAGAGGGAGACGGGGCCGTGGCCGAGGCCGAG GTGGCTCTGGAAGGCGAGGGGGAAGATTTTCTGCCCAAGGCATGGG AACTTTCAACCCGGCCGACTACGCCGAGCCGGCCGGCGCAGATGAGAACTACGGGAACAGCACCAACAACACGTGGAACAACAGCGGCAGCTTCGAACCGGATGACGGCACCA GTGCGTGGAGGGCGGCGACGGAAGAATGGGGCACGGAGGACTGGAATGAAGAT CTGTCAGAGACGAAGATCTTCACGGCCTCCAACGTCTCCTCAGTGCCTCTGCCCACCGAGAACGTGACAATCACAGCCGGACAGAG AATCGATCTTGCGGTCCTGCTGGGAAAGACACCGTCGTCTACGGAGAGCGAGTCGCTGAACCTGGAGTCGTCCCAGGCTCCTTCCCTGGCCCAGCCACTGGTGTTCAGCAATTCCAAGCAGAGCGCGATCGCCCAGCCCGGCTCCAGCAACTCCTTTGCTCACCACAGCATG GTGAGCATGCTGGGGAAAGGCTTCGGTGACGTCGGCGAGGccaaaggcagcagcaccacCGGTTCGCAGTTCCTGGAGCAGTTCAAGACGGCGCAGGCGCTGGCTCAGCTGGCGGCTCAGCACGGCCAGCCGGCCGGCAGCGGCTCCGCCGCGGCCTGGGACATGGCGGCCACCACGCAGACCTCGTCCCTCGTGCAGTACG ATCTCAAGAACCCGACGGACTCCTCGGTGCACAGTCCCTTCGCCAAGCGTCAGGCCTTCACGTCAACCTCCACCATGATCGAAGTGTTCATGCAGGAGAAGCCGCCCGTGGTGACTGCCCCCGCGACCGCGCCAGCACCCTCGTCCTCGCCGCTGCCCAGCAAAGCCAATCCCGGTCCCCAGATGTCCCCAGGCTCCTCGGACAACCAGTCCTCCAGTCCCCAGCCGGCCCagcagaagctgaagcagcaaaagaagaaagcgTCGTTAACATCAAAG ATTCCTGCCCTGGCGGTGGAAATGCCTGGCTCGGCGGATATCTCAGGGCTCAACCTGCAGTTCGGAGCGTTACAGTTTGGTTCGGAGCCCGTTCTGGCCGAGTACGAATCGACGCCCGTGACGAGTGCGGCCGTCAGCCAGTCTCAAAGCAGCCTGTACACCAGCACGGCCAG TGAATCTTCCTCCACGATTTCGTCCAATCAAAGCCAGGAGTCTGGTTACCAGAGCGGCACGATACAGACAGCAACGTTTACCTCCCAGAACAGCGCTCAGGGACCACTGTACGAACAGAGAGCCACCCAGACGAGGCGATACCCAAATTCCATCTCCTCCTCGCCCCAGAAAGATCTGACCCAGGCCAAG aatGGTTTCAGTTCTGTACAACCCACGCCGTTACAAACCACGCAGGCCGTTGAAG GTGCTACGGGCCCCGCCGTCAAGTCCGACTCCCCCTCCGCTCCCAGCATCGCCCCTCTCAGCGACGGGGTGCCCGCCTCGTCTTTGCTGACCACCGCCAGCCAGCACTCGAGCGCGCTGAGTGGGCTGAGCCACGGCGAGGAGCTCCCCAGTACGACCAGTGCCCAGCTCAGCAG TACGTTACCTGCCCAGCAGAACAGTCTGTCCTCATCCACATCCTCTGGGCGAACATCAACTTCGACTCTCCTG cacacGAGCGTGGAGAGTGAATCCAGCCTCCATTCCTCCGCCAGCACtttctccacctcctccagcaccgtggcggccgccccgccggtCGTGAGCGtctcctccagcctcagcaGCGTCTCCAGCCTGGGCCTCAGCCTCGGCAGCAACTCCACGGTGACCGCCTCGACTCGCAGCTCCGTCGCGACAACATCAG gAAAAGCCCCTCCCAATCTCCCTCCTGGAGTCCCGCCGCTGTTGCCTAATCCATACATCATGGCTCCGGGGTTGCTCCATGCCTACCCG CCACAGGTGTATGGATACGATGACTTGCAAGTGCTCCAGACGAGATTCCCGTTG GATTATTACAGCATCCCATTCCCTACGCCCACCACCCCACTGACTGGAAGAGACGGCAGCCTGAGCAGCAACCCGTACTCTG GTGATTTAACAAAATTTGGCCGAGGCGATGCCTCCTCCCCGGCTCCGGCGACGACTTTGGCGCAGCCTCAGCAGAGCCAGACCCAGACTCACCACACCACGCAGCAGACGTTCCTGAACCCCGCGCTGCCTCCCGGCTACAGTTACACCAGCCTGCCGTACTACACAGGGGTACCGGGGCTCCCCAGCACCTTCCAGTACGGGCCCGCCGTGTTCCCT GTTGCTCCTACCTCTTCCAAGCAGCACGGTGTGAATGTCAGCGTCAACGCATCAGCCACCCCGTTCCAGCAGCCCAGCGGCTATGGCTCTCACGGATACAGCACCG GTGTGTCCGTGACATCCAGTAACACAGGAGTGCCGGACATCTCGGGCTCTGTCTACTCCAAAACTCAG CAATCCTTCGAGAAGCAGGGATTTCACACTGGAACCCCGGCGGGCTCCTTCAACCTGCCGTCGGCGCTGGGCAGCGGGGGGCCCATCAACCCGGCCACGGCGGCGGCGTATCCCCCCACCCCCTTCATGCACATCCTCACCCCGCATCAGCAGCCCCACTCCCAGAtcctccaccaccacctgcaGCAGGACGGGCAG AGCGGCTCCGGGCAGCGCAGCCAAGGCAGCTCCATCCCCCAGAAATCCCAGCCCAACAAATCCGCCTACAACAGCTACAGCTGGGGCACCAACTGA